A part of Terriglobales bacterium genomic DNA contains:
- a CDS encoding SRPBCC domain-containing protein — MTAAKPIPEQDAVSQEIEIAAPPERVFRALTDPKQLFTWWGKEPTVELLTFDMDARQGGKYVYRCKPAPGEMHGDVGEQLRKRGLAEFECHGEVLEIDPPRLLVWSWIANWHEHPEARTIVRWELTPTASGTRVRVTHSGLAQEPISRKDYGQGWAGVLNLLKNFLQG; from the coding sequence ATGACCGCAGCAAAACCCATTCCGGAACAGGATGCCGTCTCCCAGGAGATCGAGATTGCAGCCCCGCCCGAGCGCGTGTTTCGGGCACTCACCGACCCCAAGCAGCTCTTCACTTGGTGGGGCAAGGAGCCGACCGTCGAACTCCTGACCTTCGACATGGATGCGCGCCAGGGCGGCAAGTACGTCTACCGCTGCAAGCCCGCGCCGGGCGAGATGCACGGGGACGTGGGCGAGCAGTTGCGCAAGCGCGGCCTTGCCGAGTTCGAGTGCCACGGTGAGGTGCTGGAGATCGATCCGCCGCGCCTGCTGGTCTGGAGCTGGATCGCCAACTGGCACGAGCATCCGGAGGCCCGCACCATCGTTCGCTGGGAGCTGACGCCCACGGCGAGCGGCACGCGGGTGCGCGTGACCCACAGCGGCCTGGCCCAGGAACCCATCTCGCGCAAGGACTACGGTCAGGGGTGGGCCGGAGTGCTCAACCTGCTCAAGAACTTTCTTCAGGGGTAA
- a CDS encoding S53 family peptidase: MQKLLIRTSILTLALLVGFASVASVAADRPPAGSKTAKVHPDALRGPNAIPTGVTDPGYGLFSCQVGLSVGQCYDPFQMRHAYNVDNLISKGFDGTGKTIVIIDAFSHPNIESQLAYFNSFYGLPQMNAGPGTPTFTQVAPDGFGPYDPGWAEEISLDVEWAHAIAPGANIVLELGADNSDVALLSAFNDAVNNNRGDVISMSFGESDTCLGPDLTAAWHQAFVKATKKGITIFASTGDEGAAQPSCDGSSWIKSTSSPASDPLVTGVGGTELHAADYCLVSLGCDPASNPAPGTYQSEIAWNEGPPYGDFQPYFDSTIASGGGFSTVWDKPYYQQGTIRGKMRGEGDVSYNAAVLHGVLTYLNMPGVPVGFYRFGGTSAGSPQWAALTAIADQTVGHNYGFINAALYNMGLIQALGFLKPFHDVTSGTNSALEYDASNNPVDITGYSAGPGWDAVTGLGTPKASDVIAELPWLWSPAQGKAAIAQSQPHSEGKSWNGRHEHRPH, encoded by the coding sequence ATGCAGAAACTACTCATTCGCACCTCGATTCTGACGCTGGCCCTGCTCGTCGGGTTCGCGTCAGTTGCGTCCGTAGCCGCCGACCGTCCGCCAGCCGGTAGCAAAACGGCCAAAGTACACCCCGACGCCCTGCGTGGCCCGAATGCGATCCCCACCGGCGTCACTGACCCCGGATATGGGCTATTCAGCTGCCAGGTCGGACTGAGCGTAGGACAGTGCTACGACCCGTTTCAGATGCGGCATGCCTACAACGTGGACAACCTCATCAGCAAAGGCTTCGATGGCACGGGGAAGACGATCGTGATCATCGATGCTTTCTCGCACCCGAATATCGAGAGCCAGCTGGCGTACTTCAACAGCTTCTATGGCTTGCCGCAGATGAATGCCGGTCCAGGCACACCGACCTTTACCCAGGTGGCCCCGGACGGTTTCGGTCCGTACGATCCCGGATGGGCCGAGGAAATCTCGCTGGATGTCGAGTGGGCGCATGCCATCGCCCCCGGCGCCAACATCGTGCTTGAGCTTGGCGCGGACAACTCCGACGTCGCTCTCCTCAGCGCCTTCAACGACGCGGTCAACAACAACCGCGGCGACGTCATCTCGATGAGCTTTGGCGAGTCCGATACCTGTCTCGGTCCGGATCTCACCGCAGCCTGGCACCAGGCGTTCGTGAAGGCGACCAAGAAGGGGATCACGATTTTCGCTTCCACAGGCGACGAGGGAGCGGCGCAGCCCTCCTGCGACGGCAGCTCGTGGATCAAGTCCACATCCTCGCCGGCCTCCGACCCTCTGGTGACGGGCGTGGGCGGGACCGAGCTGCATGCCGCCGACTACTGTCTCGTGTCACTCGGGTGCGACCCGGCCAGCAACCCTGCCCCAGGCACCTACCAGAGTGAGATCGCCTGGAACGAAGGCCCGCCGTACGGAGACTTCCAGCCCTATTTTGACAGCACGATCGCCAGCGGGGGCGGCTTCAGCACGGTCTGGGACAAGCCTTATTACCAGCAGGGGACAATCCGCGGGAAGATGCGCGGAGAGGGCGACGTCTCCTACAACGCCGCCGTCCTGCACGGCGTTCTCACCTATCTGAATATGCCGGGCGTTCCAGTCGGCTTCTATCGGTTCGGTGGCACGAGCGCGGGCTCGCCTCAGTGGGCGGCACTCACCGCCATCGCGGACCAAACCGTAGGCCATAACTACGGGTTCATCAACGCCGCCCTGTATAACATGGGGCTGATCCAGGCGCTGGGCTTCCTCAAGCCCTTCCACGACGTCACCAGCGGAACCAACTCGGCACTCGAGTACGACGCCTCCAACAACCCGGTCGACATCACTGGGTACAGTGCCGGACCGGGGTGGGATGCGGTGACCGGTCTCGGTACACCGAAGGCCTCTGATGTCATTGCCGAGCTGCCGTGGTTGTGGTCCCCGGCCCAGGGGAAAGCCGCCATTGCACAATCGCAACCGCATTCGGAGGGCAAGTCTTGGAATGGACGGCACGAGCACAGGCCCCATTGA
- a CDS encoding STAS domain-containing protein produces the protein MPLQIKVLRLPQATVVECIGRVVFGDETTLLRSEVKKLIAENPLVVLDFAQVRDIDSGGVGTLLAILTSAVSAGGTLKLARINEKVRQTLSITRLLGVLRAYDTVELAVAAMPSDAKPATGTQG, from the coding sequence ATGCCGCTTCAGATCAAGGTCTTGAGATTGCCCCAGGCCACCGTCGTGGAATGCATCGGCCGGGTCGTGTTCGGCGACGAAACCACGCTGCTGCGCTCCGAGGTCAAGAAGCTCATCGCCGAGAACCCGCTCGTGGTGCTCGACTTCGCCCAGGTGCGCGACATCGACAGTGGTGGCGTCGGGACCCTGCTGGCCATACTGACTTCCGCCGTCTCAGCCGGGGGGACTTTGAAGCTGGCCCGCATCAACGAAAAGGTCCGGCAAACCCTGAGCATCACCCGCTTGCTCGGTGTCCTGAGGGCGTACGACACGGTCGAGCTGGCCGTCGCCGCCATGCCCTCCGACGCCAAACCCGCGACCGGGACCCAGGGATGA
- a CDS encoding cation transporter, with the protein MDAPPITFDRAAVSRRGRRLEIFTILWNSAEAVVALVAGAVAGSISLVGFGIDSLIEVTSGAALLWRMGVDDDPARRERIEQKSLKIVGGCFVALALYIAYEAVETLWRHQAAERSLPGIVLAAVSLAAMPLLSRAKRRVAASLNSAAMAADAKQTEFCAYLSAILLAGLLLNAALGWWWADPVAALLMVPIIANEGREALTGKRCSCD; encoded by the coding sequence GTGGACGCTCCGCCCATCACCTTCGACCGGGCGGCGGTTTCGCGCCGCGGCCGCCGGCTGGAGATCTTCACCATCCTCTGGAACAGTGCCGAAGCAGTGGTGGCGCTGGTCGCCGGCGCGGTCGCCGGCAGCATCTCCCTGGTCGGGTTCGGCATTGATTCCCTGATCGAAGTGACTTCGGGCGCTGCCTTGCTGTGGCGCATGGGCGTGGATGACGACCCTGCGCGACGGGAGCGGATCGAACAGAAGAGCCTGAAGATCGTCGGCGGCTGCTTCGTGGCACTGGCCCTGTACATCGCGTACGAGGCGGTGGAGACGCTGTGGCGTCACCAGGCGGCGGAGCGCAGCCTGCCCGGGATCGTGCTGGCTGCGGTCTCCCTGGCCGCCATGCCCCTGCTGTCGCGGGCCAAGCGCAGGGTCGCGGCGTCGCTGAACAGCGCCGCCATGGCCGCCGACGCCAAGCAGACCGAATTCTGCGCTTATCTCTCCGCCATCCTGCTGGCCGGGCTGCTGCTGAATGCGGCGCTGGGCTGGTGGTGGGCCGACCCCGTGGCTGCCCTGCTGATGGTCCCGATCATCGCCAACGAAGGCCGGGAAGCACTTACCGGAAAACGCTGCTCCTGTGACTGA
- a CDS encoding metalloregulator ArsR/SmtB family transcription factor: protein MSALAFPALSDPTRRAVLDLLRQGTRPAGEIARSFPVSRPAISKHLRQLRRAGLVREYRRGRHRFYQLDPAPLRAVDHWLEHYRVFWDNKLGALKSFVEREGSRRPQRAKHR from the coding sequence TTGTCGGCCCTGGCCTTCCCGGCGCTCTCCGACCCGACCCGGCGCGCGGTGCTGGACCTGCTGCGGCAGGGGACCCGGCCGGCGGGAGAGATCGCGCGCTCGTTCCCGGTCTCGCGCCCCGCCATCTCCAAGCACCTGCGCCAGCTGCGCCGCGCCGGCCTGGTGCGGGAATATCGGCGGGGACGCCACCGCTTCTACCAACTCGATCCGGCTCCGCTCCGGGCGGTGGACCACTGGCTGGAGCACTACCGGGTCTTCTGGGACAACAAGCTGGGCGCGCTCAAGTCTTTCGTGGAAAGAGAAGGGTCGCGCCGGCCGCAGCGAGCCAAGCACAGGTAA
- a CDS encoding CpsB/CapC family capsule biosynthesis tyrosine phosphatase, giving the protein MVDIHCHILPEVDDGAKDWDAAAEMCRVAAADGVTHIAATPHANDEYAYDRGLLRSKLTRLQGIAGEWPMLTLGCDFHFSYENVRAALADATRFTIGNSQYLLVEFSDFALSPPMRDALVRLRNTGVVPIVTHPERNLLMQRDPGLILKLLELGCLVQVTASSLAGRWGESAQKSAVWLLEHEAVHVLASDAHDPVRRPPVLSAGREAAAKICGQDVARALVDDNPRAIINGEPVPFRPQPEAARPGRRR; this is encoded by the coding sequence ATGGTCGACATTCACTGCCACATCCTGCCCGAGGTGGACGACGGCGCCAAGGACTGGGACGCAGCCGCCGAGATGTGCCGCGTCGCCGCCGCCGATGGCGTGACTCATATCGCCGCCACCCCTCATGCCAACGACGAATACGCCTATGACCGGGGCCTGCTGCGCAGCAAGCTGACCCGATTGCAGGGAATCGCCGGGGAATGGCCGATGCTGACCCTGGGCTGCGATTTCCATTTCTCCTACGAGAACGTCCGTGCGGCCCTGGCGGACGCGACCCGGTTCACCATCGGCAACTCGCAGTACTTGCTGGTCGAGTTCAGCGACTTCGCGCTTTCGCCACCCATGCGCGATGCCCTGGTCAGGCTGCGCAATACCGGTGTGGTCCCGATCGTCACCCATCCGGAACGGAACCTGCTGATGCAGCGCGATCCCGGCCTGATCCTGAAGCTGTTGGAACTGGGCTGCCTGGTGCAGGTGACGGCATCATCGCTGGCCGGAAGGTGGGGAGAGTCGGCGCAGAAATCGGCGGTCTGGCTGTTGGAGCACGAAGCCGTGCACGTGCTGGCCAGCGACGCCCATGATCCCGTCCGCCGGCCTCCTGTGCTCTCTGCGGGGCGTGAGGCAGCGGCCAAGATCTGCGGCCAGGATGTGGCGCGAGCGCTGGTGGATGACAATCCGCGCGCCATCATCAACGGCGAACCAGTCCCCTTCCGACCTCAACCGGAGGCTGCCCGCCCCGGACGCCGGCGCTGA
- a CDS encoding PAS domain S-box protein encodes MPGKAKRPKAKPRKSSPSGGAAGKTVLRAASSAEQALRESEAKFRAVTETTVSAIFIVQNDRYVYVNPACEQISGYSRQELLRMPYWQLSSPEEREMAVQMAKARLRGEPAPARQERKLIRKDGGIRWLDFTATVIEFQGAPAILGTAFDITERKHAEDDLRVQKAYLEQLFDSAPEAIALLNHERSIVRVNREFQRLFGYGPGECVGRDIDMIVPEERRAESGFILDTLSRGGPVNVETTRRRKDGSVVQVSMLATPISLSRSQTAMYLIFRDITEQKRAQEALRESESKFRTVAETAPIAIYIHDGERFLYLNPASEQISGYSRAELLQHGPWRLVHPEYMELLRRRTAARQRGENVLTRYEFPIIAKSGETRWLDFSAGVIQFEGQQAILATAVDITERKRAEGLQTALYRIADTARQAGELPQLYAAIHRIVGELMYAKNFYIAVYDPETQLLSFPYFVDQEDATPAPKPLGKGLTEYVLRTGKPLLATPERFAELVASGEAESIGAASLDWVGVPLKHGDQTFGVLVVQTYEPNVRYGEKEAEILTFVSQHVAGAIEQKRSQERLRDSESRYRTLVQSAVYGIYRSSAIEDRFLDVNPALVSMLGYSSVEEVLALKISRDIYWDAEERMRLLTEHGQRDRIDSIQARWKKKDGSPLTVRLSGRTVRDLRGRVAAFEMIAEDITERAALELQLLQSQKMEAVGRLAGGVAHDFNNLLTVIKGYGELMLDELRANDPMRAEVEEIQKAADRAASLTRQLLAFSRRQVLAPKIIDLNNVVANMDKLLRRLLGEDVELHTVLDPKLGRVKADPGQVEQVIMNLAVNARDAMPSGGKLTIETQNLELDSFYAREHVTVAPGPYAMLAVSDTGMGMDAETQSHIFEPFFTTKDQGKGTGLGLSTVYGIVKQSGGYIWVYSEPGRGTTFKVYLPRVSDEAVSAESGEVGHESHRGNETVLLVEDEDGVRALIRQVLVRNGYKVLEARHGEEAALLADGHKTSIHLLLTDVVLAKMSGRELAQKLAPSRPGMQVIFMSGYTDEAIIHHGMLTPGTKFLQKPFTTDTLMHTVREVLDSARAKAAETGS; translated from the coding sequence ATGCCCGGAAAAGCGAAAAGACCGAAAGCCAAACCAAGAAAGTCCAGTCCGTCGGGCGGCGCCGCGGGCAAGACCGTACTCCGTGCGGCGTCCAGCGCGGAGCAGGCGCTGCGGGAGAGCGAAGCGAAGTTCCGGGCGGTCACCGAGACCACCGTCTCCGCCATCTTCATCGTCCAGAACGACCGTTACGTGTACGTTAACCCGGCGTGCGAACAGATCAGCGGCTACTCCCGCCAGGAGCTCCTCCGGATGCCGTACTGGCAACTGAGCTCGCCGGAGGAGCGCGAGATGGCGGTGCAGATGGCCAAGGCGCGGCTGCGGGGCGAGCCGGCCCCGGCGCGCCAGGAACGAAAGCTCATCCGCAAGGATGGCGGTATCCGCTGGCTCGACTTCACGGCCACGGTCATCGAGTTCCAAGGCGCCCCCGCCATCCTGGGAACGGCCTTCGACATCACCGAGCGCAAGCACGCCGAGGACGACCTCCGGGTGCAGAAGGCCTACCTCGAGCAACTGTTCGACAGCGCCCCGGAAGCCATTGCCCTGCTCAACCACGAACGCTCCATCGTGCGGGTCAACCGGGAATTCCAGCGTTTGTTCGGCTACGGACCCGGGGAATGCGTCGGCCGGGACATCGACATGATCGTGCCCGAAGAGCGGCGCGCCGAATCGGGGTTCATCCTCGACACGCTGAGCCGCGGCGGGCCGGTGAACGTGGAGACCACGCGCCGCCGCAAGGACGGCTCGGTGGTGCAGGTCTCCATGCTGGCCACGCCCATCAGCCTGAGCCGCAGCCAGACGGCCATGTACCTGATCTTTCGCGACATCACCGAGCAGAAACGGGCCCAGGAGGCGTTGCGCGAGAGCGAAAGCAAGTTCCGCACGGTGGCCGAGACCGCTCCCATCGCCATCTATATCCACGATGGCGAACGGTTCCTGTATCTGAACCCGGCCAGCGAGCAGATCTCCGGCTACTCCCGGGCGGAACTGCTGCAGCACGGACCCTGGCGCCTGGTCCACCCCGAGTACATGGAACTGCTTCGCCGGAGGACGGCGGCGCGGCAGCGCGGGGAGAACGTGCTGACGCGCTACGAGTTCCCGATCATTGCCAAGTCCGGGGAGACGCGCTGGCTCGACTTCAGCGCCGGCGTCATCCAGTTCGAGGGGCAGCAGGCGATCCTGGCTACGGCCGTGGACATCACCGAGCGCAAGCGGGCGGAGGGTCTGCAGACTGCCCTGTATCGCATCGCCGATACTGCCCGCCAGGCCGGCGAACTGCCGCAGCTCTACGCCGCCATCCACCGCATCGTGGGCGAGCTGATGTACGCCAAGAACTTCTACATCGCGGTCTATGACCCGGAGACGCAGCTGCTGAGCTTCCCCTACTTCGTGGACCAGGAAGACGCCACGCCGGCGCCGAAGCCGCTGGGCAAAGGCCTGACGGAATACGTGCTGCGGACCGGCAAGCCGCTGCTGGCGACGCCCGAGCGCTTCGCCGAGCTGGTCGCCAGCGGCGAGGCCGAGAGCATCGGGGCGGCCTCGCTGGATTGGGTCGGGGTCCCGCTGAAGCACGGCGACCAGACTTTCGGGGTGCTGGTGGTGCAGACCTACGAGCCCAACGTGCGCTATGGCGAGAAGGAAGCGGAGATCCTGACCTTCGTCTCCCAGCATGTAGCGGGCGCGATCGAGCAGAAGCGCAGCCAGGAGCGCCTGCGGGACTCGGAATCGCGCTACCGCACCCTGGTGCAGAGCGCCGTGTACGGCATCTATCGCTCTTCGGCGATCGAAGACCGCTTCCTCGACGTGAACCCGGCCCTGGTGTCCATGCTCGGCTACTCCTCGGTCGAGGAAGTGCTGGCGCTGAAGATCTCGCGGGACATCTACTGGGACGCCGAGGAGCGCATGCGGCTGCTGACCGAGCACGGGCAGCGCGACCGCATCGACAGCATCCAGGCGCGCTGGAAAAAGAAGGACGGCAGCCCGCTGACCGTCCGCCTGAGCGGGCGCACGGTGCGCGACCTGCGCGGGCGCGTGGCGGCCTTTGAGATGATCGCCGAGGACATCACCGAGCGCGCCGCCCTCGAACTCCAGCTCCTGCAATCCCAGAAGATGGAGGCGGTGGGACGGCTGGCCGGCGGCGTCGCCCACGACTTCAATAACCTGCTTACCGTCATCAAGGGCTACGGCGAGCTGATGCTGGATGAACTGAGAGCCAACGACCCCATGCGCGCCGAGGTCGAAGAGATCCAGAAGGCGGCCGACCGCGCCGCTTCCCTCACCCGCCAGTTGCTGGCCTTCAGCCGCCGCCAGGTGCTGGCCCCCAAGATCATCGACCTGAACAACGTGGTCGCCAACATGGACAAGCTGCTGCGACGGCTGCTGGGCGAGGACGTCGAGCTGCACACCGTGCTCGATCCCAAGCTGGGCCGGGTGAAGGCCGACCCCGGCCAGGTGGAACAGGTCATCATGAACCTCGCGGTCAACGCGCGCGACGCCATGCCCAGCGGCGGCAAGCTCACCATCGAGACCCAGAACCTGGAGCTCGATTCCTTCTACGCGCGCGAGCACGTGACCGTCGCGCCCGGGCCCTACGCCATGCTGGCGGTCAGCGATACCGGCATGGGCATGGACGCCGAGACCCAGTCCCACATCTTCGAGCCCTTCTTCACCACCAAGGACCAAGGCAAGGGCACCGGCCTGGGGCTCTCGACCGTGTACGGCATCGTGAAGCAGAGTGGGGGATACATCTGGGTCTATAGTGAGCCGGGCCGCGGCACCACCTTCAAGGTGTATCTCCCGCGGGTGAGCGACGAAGCGGTAAGCGCCGAGTCGGGCGAGGTCGGCCACGAGAGCCACCGCGGCAACGAGACCGTGCTGCTGGTGGAAGACGAGGACGGGGTGCGCGCCCTCATCCGCCAGGTGCTGGTCCGCAATGGCTACAAAGTCCTGGAAGCGCGGCACGGCGAGGAAGCCGCCCTGCTGGCTGATGGGCACAAAACATCCATCCACCTCTTGCTCACCGACGTGGTGCTGGCCAAGATGTCGGGCCGGGAACTGGCGCAAAAGCTGGCGCCTTCGCGTCCCGGGATGCAGGTGATCTTCATGTCGGGCTACACCGACGAGGCCATCATCCACCACGGCATGCTCACCCCGGGCACCAAGTTCCTGCAGAAACCCTTCACCACCGACACTCTCATGCACACGGTACGCGAGGTGCTCGACTCCGCCAGGGCCAAAGCCGCCGAGACTGGAAGTTGA